From the genome of Colwellia psychrerythraea 34H, one region includes:
- the glnE gene encoding bifunctional [glutamate--ammonia ligase]-adenylyl-L-tyrosine phosphorylase/[glutamate--ammonia-ligase] adenylyltransferase, protein MTLSFSPLLHDQQKISWQQFSDQHADACNELTQDQLSAFKQAITLSDFILNSALQAPELVLELFQEPNEEALPDYKSLLAGQLSPCTDEVQLHRILRRFRLQHMVKIALDDLIFSISLDISLARLSSLADELILASLQWLTDFCQKKWGTPTNEQGENQTLLVYGMGKLGGKELNFSSDIDLIFTYPESGETQGCRRSIDNQQFFTRLAQKLIASLHQVTCDGFVYRVDMRLRPFGDSGPLVLTFNAMEDYYQEQGRDWERYAMLKARVIGESKYHEQLSSMLRPFVYRRYIDFSVIDSLRRMKMMIAQEVRRKQLINNIKLGAGGIREIEFIVQVFQLIRGGRVKELQQRSLLIVLPKLVDSGEINAANKEVLENAYRFLRRVENIIQALADKQTQTLPDNELDQQRLLTVLAIKTWPEFLVILAKHMDGVHQEFDQLIGLDSPNHQAADEHWVTLWHSRWSDEESIAWLEQEAHSWESDKVWQILHDFREDTSKRSLGNRGRQVLDKLIPLLLCRLQKNEMAEQVIARVLQVFSKIVTRTAYLELLFENEGALKQLIHLCQASSWVTDYIAKYPILLDELIDPKLLHNPPQLSSYGIELRERMLRIPEEDLEAQMEALRQFKQSQQLRIAAAEIADVLPVATISDHLTSLAEAIVSEVINLAWQQVSERFGIPTSCLDGAKEKGFGVIAYGKTGGVELGYSSDLDLVFVHHSEASEDTTGRADGSKVIPASQFYVKLAQRIMHIFNTRMNSGILYELDMRLRPSGNSGLLVVHLNTFAQYQHEEAWTWEHQALVRARMIFGNEKLQQQYINIRQDVLSKPRVFLELKNDIITMREKMRSHLDKSSESLFDIKQGKGGLVDIEFLAQFLVLAYATQHRELMLVCDNLGIFKTLLKLDLLEKSEQQQLSNMYQKLRALGHQATMQNAGQLINRESIVGEKAIGDIWQNRLVD, encoded by the coding sequence GTGACGTTATCTTTTTCTCCTCTTTTACACGACCAACAAAAAATCAGCTGGCAGCAATTTAGTGATCAACATGCAGATGCCTGTAATGAGTTAACACAAGATCAGCTTAGTGCGTTTAAACAAGCGATAACCTTGAGTGATTTCATCTTAAACAGTGCCTTACAAGCACCTGAACTCGTTCTTGAGCTTTTTCAAGAACCTAACGAAGAAGCATTACCTGATTATAAAAGTCTTTTGGCTGGACAATTATCTCCTTGTACTGATGAAGTTCAGTTGCATCGAATCCTTAGGCGATTTCGCTTACAACACATGGTTAAGATAGCGCTTGATGACTTGATTTTTAGCATTAGTCTAGATATTTCATTGGCAAGATTATCCTCATTAGCGGACGAACTTATTTTAGCTAGTTTGCAGTGGCTCACTGATTTTTGTCAGAAAAAGTGGGGTACACCGACAAATGAACAAGGTGAAAACCAGACTTTATTGGTCTATGGCATGGGGAAACTTGGTGGCAAGGAATTAAACTTTTCCTCCGATATAGATTTAATTTTCACTTATCCCGAAAGTGGAGAAACCCAGGGCTGTCGCCGCAGTATAGATAACCAGCAATTTTTTACCCGCTTAGCCCAAAAGCTTATTGCCTCATTACATCAAGTTACCTGTGATGGTTTTGTTTATCGTGTAGATATGCGATTACGTCCTTTTGGTGATAGTGGGCCACTGGTGCTGACATTCAATGCAATGGAAGATTACTACCAAGAACAGGGACGCGATTGGGAACGTTATGCCATGTTGAAAGCACGGGTTATTGGTGAGTCTAAATACCATGAGCAGTTATCAAGCATGCTCAGACCCTTTGTTTACCGTCGTTACATCGATTTTAGCGTCATCGATAGTTTACGTCGCATGAAAATGATGATTGCGCAGGAGGTTCGTCGTAAACAATTAATTAATAATATTAAACTTGGTGCTGGTGGTATTCGCGAAATTGAATTTATCGTGCAAGTTTTTCAGTTAATTAGAGGCGGGCGGGTAAAAGAGTTGCAACAACGCAGTTTATTAATTGTGTTGCCAAAACTTGTCGACTCAGGCGAAATTAACGCTGCAAATAAAGAAGTGTTAGAAAATGCTTACCGTTTTTTACGACGTGTTGAAAATATCATTCAAGCTTTAGCTGATAAACAAACGCAAACATTGCCCGATAATGAACTTGATCAGCAGCGATTATTAACCGTACTTGCTATTAAAACCTGGCCTGAATTTTTAGTTATATTAGCCAAACATATGGATGGTGTTCACCAAGAGTTTGACCAACTTATCGGACTTGATAGTCCGAACCATCAAGCTGCAGATGAACACTGGGTAACCCTTTGGCATAGCCGCTGGAGTGATGAAGAGTCTATTGCTTGGTTAGAACAAGAAGCACATTCATGGGAAAGCGATAAAGTTTGGCAAATACTGCATGATTTTCGAGAGGATACGAGCAAACGCAGTTTAGGTAACAGAGGTCGTCAGGTGTTAGATAAATTAATACCATTACTGTTATGTAGATTACAAAAAAATGAAATGGCTGAGCAAGTTATCGCAAGAGTATTGCAAGTCTTCAGCAAAATAGTGACACGTACTGCTTATTTAGAACTACTTTTTGAAAATGAAGGTGCGTTAAAGCAACTTATTCATTTATGCCAAGCAAGTAGTTGGGTGACAGATTATATTGCTAAATATCCTATTTTACTTGATGAACTTATTGATCCCAAGTTATTACACAACCCACCACAATTGTCATCTTATGGCATCGAGTTGCGTGAGCGCATGTTAAGAATTCCAGAAGAAGACCTTGAAGCACAAATGGAAGCTTTGCGTCAGTTTAAACAATCTCAACAATTACGCATTGCCGCCGCTGAAATTGCCGATGTATTACCGGTAGCAACAATCAGTGACCACTTAACGTCCTTGGCTGAAGCCATTGTATCAGAAGTGATAAACCTTGCATGGCAACAAGTTAGTGAGCGCTTTGGTATACCAACCTCTTGCTTAGATGGCGCAAAGGAAAAAGGTTTTGGTGTTATTGCTTACGGGAAAACCGGCGGGGTAGAGTTAGGTTACAGCTCAGACTTAGATTTAGTCTTCGTCCATCATAGTGAGGCAAGTGAAGACACAACGGGTAGGGCTGATGGCAGTAAAGTCATACCAGCCAGCCAGTTTTACGTGAAGTTAGCCCAGCGTATTATGCATATTTTTAACACCCGCATGAATAGCGGCATATTATATGAACTAGATATGCGTTTAAGGCCGTCAGGTAATTCCGGCTTATTGGTTGTACATTTAAATACTTTTGCTCAGTATCAACATGAAGAAGCTTGGACATGGGAGCATCAAGCGTTAGTCAGAGCCCGAATGATTTTTGGTAATGAGAAGCTTCAGCAACAATACATCAATATTAGGCAAGATGTTTTATCAAAACCAAGAGTATTTCTCGAGCTTAAAAACGATATTATTACTATGCGTGAAAAAATGCGTAGCCATTTAGATAAATCAAGTGAATCGCTCTTTGATATTAAGCAGGGTAAAGGTGGCTTGGTTGATATTGAATTTCTTGCTCAGTTTTTAGTACTTGCCTACGCTACTCAGCATAGGGAGTTGATGCTTGTATGTGATAATTTAGGTATTTTTAAAACCCTACTGAAGTTGGACTTATTAGAAAAGTCAGAACAACAACAGCTAAGTAATATGTATCAAAAATTAAGGGCTTTAGGGCATCAAGCGACTATGCAAAATGCGGGGCAACTAATTAATAGGGAAAGCATAGTTGGTGAAAAAGCGATTGGAGACATTTGGCAAAACCGCCTAGTTGATTAA
- a CDS encoding DUF350 domain-containing protein: MNSFIELTGVNQDLLVYLAIDVSIAILLLGAMRFLSGLSAKVNSTDELAKEDNFAFGISVAGSVLALGIVLTGAITGESASSYAMEAIGMLAYGGYGLILIKVGRIIHDKIALQHLDKNALIIEKNLTIGIIDAAGAIATAIIIRAVLLWVDGLDLSTFIAITSGFIVAQTMLVIITRLRERQYAKNNQEDCLQEALSNGQLALAIRYSGQVISTALAVTAASHFLIYSPETLVVNLLGWLVFGIGMTLLVALLSAIAKRIVLWGINLVEEVDQQHNIGVASIEMATSIAIALILTALMA; this comes from the coding sequence ATGAACTCATTCATCGAACTCACTGGTGTTAATCAAGACTTGCTCGTTTATTTGGCCATCGATGTTTCGATAGCCATATTATTATTAGGGGCTATGCGTTTCCTTTCAGGACTTAGTGCAAAGGTAAACAGTACTGATGAATTAGCCAAAGAAGATAACTTCGCTTTTGGCATCAGTGTTGCTGGTAGTGTATTAGCGCTAGGCATTGTTCTTACTGGTGCTATTACTGGCGAATCAGCAAGTAGCTATGCTATGGAAGCTATTGGTATGCTGGCATACGGCGGTTATGGTTTAATACTGATTAAAGTAGGTCGTATTATCCATGATAAAATTGCACTGCAGCACTTAGATAAAAATGCACTGATAATAGAGAAAAACTTAACTATAGGTATTATCGACGCCGCTGGTGCTATTGCAACAGCGATAATCATTCGTGCTGTATTACTGTGGGTAGACGGGCTCGATTTAAGTACATTCATTGCTATCACAAGTGGATTTATTGTTGCTCAAACCATGTTAGTCATAATTACTCGACTACGCGAACGACAGTATGCTAAAAACAACCAAGAAGATTGCTTACAAGAAGCGTTAAGTAATGGTCAACTTGCTTTAGCCATTCGTTATAGTGGCCAAGTCATTAGTACCGCTTTAGCGGTAACTGCTGCCAGTCACTTCCTAATTTATAGCCCTGAAACATTAGTCGTCAATTTACTCGGCTGGTTAGTTTTTGGTATCGGGATGACTTTACTTGTTGCTCTACTTTCTGCAATAGCTAAGCGCATCGTGCTTTGGGGAATAAACCTAGTTGAAGAAGTTGATCAACAACATAATATCGGTGTTGCCAGTATTGAAATGGCAACCAGTATCGCTATAGCCTTAATATTAACGGCACTAATGGCCTAA
- a CDS encoding polyamine aminopropyltransferase, translating to MAQNTLPQKKSHLLDDILLILTMAVLAGCGLIYEYLLSHYAGRVLGVMESTIYTMIGLMIVSMGLGAFAARKVRCAFNGFVWLELIIALLGSSAILIIGGLIAITQIFPQLIADMLSLPPDMKPQGGLFKDLSWLAFNSPYFFGVLLGFFIGMEIPLIARIRESIHQQHLANNLGTIYGADYVGAGIGAAIWVVFLLSLDISKAAALTASLNLIAGAFFILRYWQHLNWRKTFVALHCALALIIVLMFSYGNQWLNQMNSLLYLDKVVHTDKTRYQQLTFTERHMGLEQDNIINFYLNGRLQFSSIDEHIYHDYLVAPVMAGSARHDKILIIGGGDGLALRDVLKYNPKHVTLIDLDSELIDIFKQPKKQVNPRLASQILQLNKNSLQDERVTIYRADAFIAINQLLEDRQTFDAIIVDLPDPSHPDLNKLYSVNFYARLKLLLSGDGLIAIQSTSPYHAKDSFIAIGNTLAAAKFSHVEQYHDNVPSFGEWGWTIASKSGASPLTRLNKLTKLPVAHQWLNLAILKAAFIFPNDFYQNKDNIGINILGSHTIYQLHQSAWQDQQGLN from the coding sequence ATGGCACAAAACACTTTACCTCAAAAGAAGTCTCACCTACTCGACGATATCTTACTTATTCTAACGATGGCTGTTCTAGCAGGCTGTGGGCTAATTTATGAGTATTTACTCTCTCATTACGCCGGTCGAGTGTTAGGCGTGATGGAAAGCACTATCTACACCATGATTGGCTTAATGATAGTGTCGATGGGACTTGGTGCTTTTGCTGCTCGAAAAGTACGTTGTGCTTTTAATGGTTTCGTATGGCTAGAACTTATTATTGCCTTACTGGGTAGCTCTGCCATTTTGATCATTGGTGGTTTAATCGCTATTACGCAAATATTCCCGCAACTGATTGCAGATATGTTATCACTTCCGCCTGATATGAAACCTCAAGGTGGGCTTTTCAAGGATTTAAGTTGGCTAGCGTTTAATAGCCCTTATTTCTTTGGGGTATTACTCGGCTTTTTTATTGGTATGGAGATCCCATTAATTGCTCGCATTCGTGAGAGCATTCACCAGCAACACCTTGCCAATAATTTAGGCACTATTTATGGCGCAGATTATGTTGGTGCTGGTATTGGTGCGGCGATTTGGGTTGTTTTTTTACTGAGTTTAGACATTAGTAAAGCAGCAGCACTCACCGCAAGTTTAAACCTAATTGCCGGTGCTTTTTTTATTCTCCGTTATTGGCAACACCTTAATTGGCGTAAAACCTTTGTTGCTTTACATTGTGCCTTAGCTTTAATTATAGTTTTAATGTTTAGTTATGGTAATCAATGGCTTAATCAAATGAATAGTCTGCTCTATCTTGATAAAGTGGTTCACACCGATAAAACTCGTTATCAACAGTTAACCTTTACCGAACGTCATATGGGTCTTGAGCAAGACAATATAATCAATTTCTATCTAAATGGTCGTTTACAGTTTTCATCTATTGATGAACATATTTATCATGATTACCTTGTTGCCCCTGTAATGGCAGGCTCTGCGCGACATGATAAGATATTAATTATTGGCGGCGGTGACGGTTTAGCGTTAAGAGATGTTTTAAAATACAATCCAAAACACGTGACGCTAATTGATTTAGATAGTGAATTAATTGATATTTTCAAACAACCAAAGAAGCAAGTAAACCCTCGCTTAGCGAGTCAAATTTTACAGTTAAATAAAAATAGTTTACAAGATGAACGAGTCACAATTTATCGTGCTGATGCGTTTATTGCCATTAATCAATTGTTAGAGGATCGACAAACATTCGACGCAATTATTGTAGATTTACCAGACCCAAGTCATCCCGATCTTAACAAACTCTATTCGGTAAACTTTTATGCACGACTTAAGTTGTTGTTATCAGGTGATGGTTTAATTGCAATTCAATCAACTAGCCCTTATCACGCTAAAGACTCTTTTATTGCTATTGGTAATACTTTAGCAGCAGCTAAGTTTTCCCATGTAGAGCAATATCACGATAATGTGCCCAGTTTTGGTGAATGGGGATGGACCATTGCCTCTAAGAGTGGCGCTAGTCCGTTAACAAGATTAAACAAACTAACTAAGCTTCCAGTAGCGCATCAATGGTTAAACTTGGCTATATTAAAGGCTGCTTTCATTTTCCCTAATGATTTTTATCAGAACAAAGATAATATTGGTATTAACATTTTAGGCAGTCATACGATTTATCAATTACACCAAAGCGCTTGGCAAGATCAACAAGGCTTAAATTAA
- a CDS encoding YjfI family protein, translating into MNIHTIADHLNSLADNSDTGMSFDCQPISGEVDVLQISISDREELPIFVSVTEDQIICISYLWGAEEVKPECIHAMHESMLEMNIPMPLSSFSKIGDKYVVFGALSISSSFSDVEHELAVLSNNAIEVIDDMSDYLL; encoded by the coding sequence ATGAATATTCATACTATAGCCGATCACTTAAACAGCTTGGCAGATAATTCAGACACAGGAATGAGCTTTGATTGCCAACCAATATCTGGCGAAGTCGACGTCCTGCAAATTAGCATTTCAGACCGTGAAGAGTTACCAATTTTTGTTTCGGTAACCGAAGACCAAATTATTTGCATCAGCTACTTATGGGGAGCAGAAGAAGTTAAACCTGAATGTATTCATGCCATGCATGAGAGCATGTTAGAAATGAATATCCCTATGCCCTTATCATCATTTTCAAAAATTGGTGATAAATATGTAGTCTTTGGCGCTTTATCTATCAGTTCAAGCTTTTCAGATGTTGAGCATGAATTAGCAGTGTTAAGCAACAATGCTATAGAAGTGATTGATGATATGAGTGATTACTTACTTTAG
- a CDS encoding PspA/IM30 family protein gives MSIFKKIMTAIRGGASEAGEAIIDANATRIFEQEIRDAENHLTKAKRDLTGVMAEQMSAKREVDRLTREVSEHEGYATQALEKGDETLALAVAEKIATLEGTLADQQQAHDSFSGNAERLKELVKRSERQVAEHKRQLSMVKTTESVQKATSAITDNFSSSNSKLLSAKDSLERIKAKQQKFDDKMKAGELLESENSDSSLQAQLKAAGIGSQDNSANSVLERLKAKQK, from the coding sequence ATGAGTATATTTAAAAAAATAATGACCGCAATACGTGGCGGTGCATCAGAAGCTGGTGAAGCTATCATTGATGCAAATGCAACCCGTATCTTTGAACAAGAAATACGTGATGCTGAAAATCACCTTACCAAAGCAAAACGTGATTTAACAGGTGTTATGGCTGAGCAAATGTCAGCAAAACGTGAAGTTGATCGTTTAACCCGTGAAGTTTCAGAACACGAAGGTTATGCAACACAAGCACTCGAAAAAGGTGATGAAACACTAGCACTTGCTGTAGCAGAAAAAATTGCTACCTTAGAAGGTACCTTAGCCGATCAGCAACAAGCTCACGATAGTTTTAGTGGCAATGCTGAACGTTTGAAAGAGTTAGTTAAGAGAAGTGAGCGTCAAGTTGCCGAGCATAAACGTCAACTGTCTATGGTTAAAACCACTGAAAGTGTACAAAAAGCGACGTCAGCTATTACCGATAACTTTTCATCAAGCAATTCTAAGCTATTAAGTGCGAAAGATTCTTTAGAACGTATTAAAGCTAAGCAACAAAAGTTTGATGACAAAATGAAAGCGGGTGAGTTACTTGAATCTGAAAATTCGGATTCATCATTACAAGCGCAGTTAAAAGCCGCAGGTATTGGCTCACAAGACAATAGCGCTAACTCAGTATTAGAGCGTTTAAAAGCTAAACAAAAGTAA